In Sphingobacterium sp. SRCM116780, the genomic stretch CTTGTTCATAGCAAATGTCGCAGTACCAGTCAATTCCCATTCTTTATTTTGAAGTGGAGGTCTGAAATTAATCGTTAATTCATGTCCCATATTAACCATTGCTGATTCATTAGTCAATACATTTTGAAAAGCATTGTGGTTAGCAATTGCTTTTGAACGTAAGATTTTATCTGATTGTTTGTAATAGGTTTCGTAAGTTATATACAAAGCACTATTAAAAAATCCCAATTCAGTTCCGACAGACCATTGCGTTGTTGTCTGTGGCACCAATTCTGTATTAGGAGCATTTTCCAGATCTAAAGAAGTTGTAGGTCTATTGTTATAGCGGCCATCATCAATTTTATACCATCCATAAAGATCAGATAACGTTCCTGTAGGAGAGATTGTACGACCTACTGAACCACGGAAAAATCCGGTATCCCACCATCCCAAGTTCTCCATGAATTTTTCTTTTTTGAAATTCCAACGGAAACCTAAAGATGGATTAGAAGACCAAGGAGATTTACCTCCTGTCACAGAAGTTCCATCTAAACGATAAGTCAAATCCACAATATATTTGGAATCATAGTTATAAGATGCATTACCTGCATATGCTACCGAACGGTAATTGGCTAGATTATTTAACAGTCCTCCTAAAGAATTACGGGTATTGTAACTGATACCATTTTGAAACTGGTCATTTGCTGTACCCCGAATAATATTCAGATTAGCCGAAGATTGTGAAATTTCCATTTCAGTAAAACCATAAATGTTGAACACATGCTTCTCTTTTATAGCTTTTACCCAGGAAATTAAGTTTCTATTATAGACTTTACTTTTGTTATCATAGTATCCATATACTTCTGAGCTGTTCCCTAAAAGTAGTTCTGGAGTATAACGATCTTTTGTTGAGGTGGTATAATTATAATTAAACGTTGATGTCGCCCTTAAGCCTTTAATCGGTTCATATTGCAACTCTACCTGAGCCACATAATTACCTGTTTTATTTTGATCATCTACGTTTAAAGCTGATAAGGCTCCCATACTTCCAGAGAATAGCGATGGAGATGGATACAGTGAAGTTGTATTCACCGATTTACCGACTCCTGTTTGCAGCATCGCATTACCACTACCCATTTGATTTTCAGCAAGATTGGCGTTTACATTCGCCATCATCCGGAAACGGTCATTAGGTTCGTACTGCATATTGGATTGTACCGTATACCGTTTGAAACCCGTATTAGCAATGATACCATTCTCATCGTAATAGTTCATATTGACCTTATAGTTAAACACACGTTCACCTCCTGAAATATTGACGTTATGTGTCTGGTTATAGGTATTTCTATAAAAATACGATTGCCAATCTGTTGAATTATTATAATAAGGGTTTAAACTATCTGCTAACATTGGCGAGTCGTTGATTCTTTGAAAAGCCATCGCTAATGTTGTATCGTTTCTTAAAATTTGATCAATTCGAAGCATACGCTCATCTCGACCTCCAATTACCTTTCTTAAGGTTGGCACAGTACTTAAAAAGAACTGACCTTGATACTGTACAAGAGGCACTTTCGAATTACCACGTTTAGTTCGAACCAAGATAACACCATAAGCTCCTCTGGAACCATATAATGCTGTTGCTTGTGCATCTTTTAATACGGTAATATCTTCTACATCTTCTGGTGGAATCATGGAGATTGGAGATACACCAGGTCCTGCTGTTTCAAATCCATATTCGTAACCTGAGTTATCATCAATAGGCACCCCATCGATAACAAATAAGGGAGAGGTTGGAGTCAAAAAGGCATTGTCTCCACTTCCAGATACATTAAAATTAGAAATACCACGTACGGCTATTGTACCACGCATACCAGGGCTACCCGTATTATTTTGGATATTCATACCCGCCACTTTTCCTTGCAATAGATCCACAAAGTTACCTGCAGGAATATCTTGAATTTCTTTACCGCTAATCGTGACAACAGACCCAGTCAATGTTTCTCGTTTACGCTGTTGGTAACCCACTACGACAACCTCATCGATTTCCTGGTTTTTACTTCCCATCTCGATGTTGTATTCATTTTTTGATGCCGTAACAGTTGCCTTAACTGTACCATATCCTTGATAGGTAAAAATCATTACCCCATTTACAGGTACAGAAATGACAAACCTTCCATCATCTCCTGTTTTTCCTAGATCTCTTTTTGGTGATTCCAATTTGATGGAAACCCCACTTAAAGGTTTATTATCGGTTCCTTTTACCGTTCCTTTTACCAATTTAGTTTGTGCCAAAAGGACATTCCCCAACATGCTGGTAAAAAGTATTATTGTTATACAAAACTGTTTCATAATTGTTAGCTAAATCAATTGGTATGTTATCAATCAAATAAAGGAGACTCATGTGGGAAGCGAAATTGGATCTCCCAGTCTCCTTCTTCATAAATGGCATAATAAAATCCAAAATAACAGTCTTCCAAATTTCCAAAATCGCCTTTTCTACGATATTTAAATTGCATATATGCATAATTTCCCCCGCCTATTGTATATTCTGTTTCAATAGGTGTTAGTGGAATAGGATAAGCAACATCATAGATAACCTTTTTATTTTCGAAGCGATGATTAAAACCATGCAACAATTTATCCCAGTTCGTAGCATTGAACTTAACTGGATCGATTGGATTATTTAAAGAGTCAAGAAAACTGATCGTCAGTGTTTTAGTTCCTTGTCCTTTGCTCTCCAGCTTATTAAAATAGATATTGATGTCAGAACTCGACATCACTAGCTTTGTTCGAGATCCTTGCATATTTCGAACCGTTTGAGGCCATGTATATGGAAGTATGGATAGACCTGTAATTGGATCAACAATACTCGGTTCATAAGGTCTTTCACGAAAAGGCTTTAATTTAAAGTCTCGAATATAGCGACGACCACCACTATTACTCACTTCAATATCAAAGACATAACCTGAGTCTGGTTGCGCTTTGACAAAACTAGAATTTGCTGATTGTCCCCAAAAATTGATATTGCCAGAGTGTTCCAATACTTCCAAAATAGGACGATATTCAATTTTTCTTTTACTTTCTATTTCAGCAATTGATTTTTCATTACCAGTGTAGCTTTCTTTCCAAATTGTAACGGGGAATTTATCGTTAAATATAGTCGCAGGTTGTCCATCAATATCACGAATATTGACTAGCTTGAACGTTAAAGGTTGCGAGGTATTCTCTCCTATACTAACAATATTACTATAGAAAGTATTTCTTCCTAATATGGGAGTAATTTCATTATTACTATATACAATATCTTGACCCAATGAATCAATATCATCTGGAATATTTTTCTTACAAGAAGCCAACACGAACAGTCCTAGACCGAACAATGCAACTTGTTTGAGTGGATTGTAAAATTTTATGTTCATGCTATTTATTTAAAATTTTGGCTAGTTTACTGAACCCAAAGTTGTGACTAGGGCTTAAAATATGAACTGTTCCATTTGTAGTTTTAATATTGACAACAGATGTATTACTTTCTTGCCAGTATCTTTGAAAGATGGAGTTATTGATGTCACTCAGTTTGATCTGTTGTTGACCACCATTTGTAATCCCAGAAGCTGATGTCACTTTAAACATCAAATGCATCCGATAATTATCAATAGCACGGACCTCTTTACCTTCTTTAAATTCTTCTAAAGAATTTGTATTATAATTTCCATTAAAGGCATAATGATACATCAAACTATCTAAAACTATTTGAGGAATGTCCTCTATAAATAATGGCGCTCTATTGGACGCTTTTCTGACCGCATTCATCGCTTCCAAAGCATTGGTAAAACTACTATTGGTCGTCGCAAAAAATGTCAACGTATCCGTTGTGCTATTCAATTTGCTTCGCAAATCTGGTACACGCTCCAAGGCTAATAGTAAAGAGTCATAAACTGATCCTTGTGTTTCCAAAAAGTTTAGCGTAGTTCCTTTGAACTCCGTATCTTTTAACTGATAATCTTCATAATAAGTGTTTCCCTTTTTACAGGCTGCAAAGCCTATTACCAGTGTCAAAAAGGAGAACACGATATATAATTGTCTTTTCATCATGGTATATTGCTAGGTTATTTCCAATATGTATTTTGTTGCAATTTTGAATTTCGTGCCAAGACATCTGCCGAAATAGGCCAATAAATTCCTCCAGTAGCAATCAAATTGTTAATAGTTGGATTATTTTTTTTGATTTTAGCTAAACGAATTTGATCATACCATCTCCATCCTTCACCCATCAATTCACGACGACGTTCTGAGAAAATTTCTTCTAGCAGATCTTTTGTAGAAGATGAAATATAAGGTTTCAGTCCCCGAGCCGATTTGATTTGATTTAAGTATTTAATGGCCTCATCGTGTTGTCCCAAAACCTCTTTCGCTTCTGCTAATAAAAGTATTATTTCCTCCAAACGAGTAAAGATCAAATTGGATCCAAAAATGGAAAAATCAGAATCACCGGCTCCATTACGGATTACTTTTATTTTAGAGAAAATAGGGATATCGCCATTATAATTAGTGAAATAATTGGTCCTTACCAAGCCCGATACAGAGTCTATACCAAATCGGGTATCATTCACATCGTCAAATACGTTATTAATGGTATCGCGAGAAACATAAATATCTGGTTTTGCTTTCGTTACTATCGGATAACCTAAAGTCAGAGACTCAATATGGCCAGTATTCGTAGCTTCACCAAGCTCATACGACGCACGTATAGCTAAGATTTGAGGTCTTGTACTTGGTCCAAATAGACCATCTGTAGGATTGACAATATTTGCGACAGATAGAATGTTTAGTCCTGCTTTCGTATAATTGTCAACCACAAATTTAGCATACACATCCGCATTGATGTATTTATTTTGCCAAGCTGCAATATGTGCTAATAACGAATAAGCTGTTATTTTATTGATCAATACGCCTACCCAAGTACTTGAATTTTCGCCATAATACGTTTGTGTTCCTACACCATACGCATAAGGTAAGTCTTGTGCAGCTTTCAATAATTCATCTTCTGCAAACGCCAATACAGTTGCTTCAGAAGATTTATTGACTTCAACAAAACTACCATTGTCGTAAGAGTCTTTTAATAAAGGAACTTCACCCCAGATACGCACCATATAGAAATACATAAATGCTCTGGCAGCTCTTGCTTGAGCAACATCATACTTCATATCTCGTTCGGTATAACGTTTATCTTTTGCCATCACTTCAGGTGCTCTTTCAATAAACAAAGACGCAGCATTGATAGCCGCATAAAAACGTCTCCAATCGGTCAAATCTTTAACCAATGGATAAGCTGACTTTAATTTATTTTCTTGTACTACACGTAGATCTGCACGGGAATAAGGTGTAAAATCCCCATATCGCATCTCTCCATAGATCCAATGCCCATAGTTATTAACTGTTGCTGCGCGCATTAAACCATATATACCCATGAGGTGGGCACGTGTGTCAGAAATAGACGCCCATTCTTTGCTTTCAGAACCTAAATTGGATGATACAATATCCAATTTTTTATTACAAGACGTTGCTGAGACTAGTACACTAACGCCTACTAGTACTGCTATTCTCAATTGATTAAATCTTTTCATTTTTAACATCTTTTTCAGCATTATGATATTATAACTCCAATTTTATTCCCATGGAAACCACAGGTGACAATGGCAAACCATAACCTGTATAATACCCATTGAAATCCACAAGCTCAGGATCTTTTCCTGAAAATTTAGATATAGTCAATAGGTTTGTTCCAGATACATACACGTAAGCTCTACGAATACTTTTGAATTTATCCTTGATGGCATTCATATGTGCTAAGTCGTAACCTAGACTAACTGAGCGCAATTTTAAGAAAGATGCATTTTCCAAAAACAGATCTTGATCTACACGGTAAGCAACAATCGGACTCCATGGATTATAGATTGGATATTTGCTTATGTCAACATCTTGTTGCCAATGAAATACTTCACGAATACCTTCTAATGAGTTTGTATTTTCGGTATTGATAAAATCGTATTTATTGGAGGCACGTTGGTTCATTGCTTTTTGCCCTAAAGCAAAATACCATTGAAAATTCAAATCAAATCCTTTATACTTGAATTGGTTCTGAAATGCTCCTACTAGTTTAGGCATTGCATTACCCTTCATGACACGATCATCATCGTTCACTTGAAAATCGCCATTTTGATCTTTCCAGCGTGGGTCTCCTACAGCAAAATCAACGCCATCGAATTGCAATTTTTGACCATTCTGTACTGGTATTTCTGACTCTTCGTTGTAAATTCCTTCATTTTCATAAAGCCAAAACTGATCTACTGCTTGTCCAACTTTTAATATTCGATTGCCAATGACTAATTCTTGACGACCCTCTGGTAGTGCAGTCAATTTATTTTGATTAACACTTAAGTTTAAAGAAGTATTCCATTGTAGATTTTCAGGATTTGTTAAAACTTGAGCTCCTGCACTAAAATCGATCCCTCTGTTCTGTACACTCATTCCATTGATGATCTGTCCACTGTAACCATATTCAGCTGGTATTGGTGTATTAATCAATTGATTCACATCTTTTTTCTGATACAGTGATAAGGCAAAGTCCAGACGTTTATTGAGTAATGAACCATCAAAAGTCAATTCAGCATGATCGGTGTAAGGCCATTTGATATTGTAACCTACCCATCCCTCAGAATAAGGACGTGATGCTACTGCAAAACCATTGTATGAAACTAAAGAAGACTCGGATCCCCAATTTAAATCCGCTGTATAATTGGGTCCCACCGCATACTTACTTGTGAATACGGGCTTTCCAATTCTAGCCCAAGATGCTTTTACGTCAAAATGATTCCAAAGTCCTTCATTTGCTTCTGGAATAAAATGATATTTTGCAGCAACTGCTGGTGTAGCCAACCATCTTGAATCAGGTTGCATCGTAGAAGATCCGTCATAACGGATCACAGCATTCACATCCAATTTATTTTTCCAGCTGTATTCGCCAGAAAGAT encodes the following:
- a CDS encoding fasciclin domain-containing protein, coding for MMKRQLYIVFSFLTLVIGFAACKKGNTYYEDYQLKDTEFKGTTLNFLETQGSVYDSLLLALERVPDLRSKLNSTTDTLTFFATTNSSFTNALEAMNAVRKASNRAPLFIEDIPQIVLDSLMYHYAFNGNYNTNSLEEFKEGKEVRAIDNYRMHLMFKVTSASGITNGGQQQIKLSDINNSIFQRYWQESNTSVVNIKTTNGTVHILSPSHNFGFSKLAKILNK
- a CDS encoding DUF5007 domain-containing protein; this encodes MNIKFYNPLKQVALFGLGLFVLASCKKNIPDDIDSLGQDIVYSNNEITPILGRNTFYSNIVSIGENTSQPLTFKLVNIRDIDGQPATIFNDKFPVTIWKESYTGNEKSIAEIESKRKIEYRPILEVLEHSGNINFWGQSANSSFVKAQPDSGYVFDIEVSNSGGRRYIRDFKLKPFRERPYEPSIVDPITGLSILPYTWPQTVRNMQGSRTKLVMSSSDINIYFNKLESKGQGTKTLTISFLDSLNNPIDPVKFNATNWDKLLHGFNHRFENKKVIYDVAYPIPLTPIETEYTIGGGNYAYMQFKYRRKGDFGNLEDCYFGFYYAIYEEGDWEIQFRFPHESPLFD
- a CDS encoding RagB/SusD family nutrient uptake outer membrane protein gives rise to the protein MKRFNQLRIAVLVGVSVLVSATSCNKKLDIVSSNLGSESKEWASISDTRAHLMGIYGLMRAATVNNYGHWIYGEMRYGDFTPYSRADLRVVQENKLKSAYPLVKDLTDWRRFYAAINAASLFIERAPEVMAKDKRYTERDMKYDVAQARAARAFMYFYMVRIWGEVPLLKDSYDNGSFVEVNKSSEATVLAFAEDELLKAAQDLPYAYGVGTQTYYGENSSTWVGVLINKITAYSLLAHIAAWQNKYINADVYAKFVVDNYTKAGLNILSVANIVNPTDGLFGPSTRPQILAIRASYELGEATNTGHIESLTLGYPIVTKAKPDIYVSRDTINNVFDDVNDTRFGIDSVSGLVRTNYFTNYNGDIPIFSKIKVIRNGAGDSDFSIFGSNLIFTRLEEIILLLAEAKEVLGQHDEAIKYLNQIKSARGLKPYISSSTKDLLEEIFSERRRELMGEGWRWYDQIRLAKIKKNNPTINNLIATGGIYWPISADVLARNSKLQQNTYWK
- a CDS encoding SusC/RagA family TonB-linked outer membrane protein produces the protein MKQFCITIILFTSMLGNVLLAQTKLVKGTVKGTDNKPLSGVSIKLESPKRDLGKTGDDGRFVISVPVNGVMIFTYQGYGTVKATVTASKNEYNIEMGSKNQEIDEVVVVGYQQRKRETLTGSVVTISGKEIQDIPAGNFVDLLQGKVAGMNIQNNTGSPGMRGTIAVRGISNFNVSGSGDNAFLTPTSPLFVIDGVPIDDNSGYEYGFETAGPGVSPISMIPPEDVEDITVLKDAQATALYGSRGAYGVILVRTKRGNSKVPLVQYQGQFFLSTVPTLRKVIGGRDERMLRIDQILRNDTTLAMAFQRINDSPMLADSLNPYYNNSTDWQSYFYRNTYNQTHNVNISGGERVFNYKVNMNYYDENGIIANTGFKRYTVQSNMQYEPNDRFRMMANVNANLAENQMGSGNAMLQTGVGKSVNTTSLYPSPSLFSGSMGALSALNVDDQNKTGNYVAQVELQYEPIKGLRATSTFNYNYTTSTKDRYTPELLLGNSSEVYGYYDNKSKVYNRNLISWVKAIKEKHVFNIYGFTEMEISQSSANLNIIRGTANDQFQNGISYNTRNSLGGLLNNLANYRSVAYAGNASYNYDSKYIVDLTYRLDGTSVTGGKSPWSSNPSLGFRWNFKKEKFMENLGWWDTGFFRGSVGRTISPTGTLSDLYGWYKIDDGRYNNRPTTSLDLENAPNTELVPQTTTQWSVGTELGFFNSALYITYETYYKQSDKILRSKAIANHNAFQNVLTNESAMVNMGHELTINFRPPLQNKEWELTGTATFAMNKDYMAALPDGARQLLQPDLSSGYDLPTYYRLGRNSQTFVLYDYKGVYKSDDEVPVNPLTGLRYRAGGALSEGKFFRAGDPIFTDLNGDYILDQNDLVYVGNSQPKMTGGLSLYLRHKGWSLRTQFSYTLKRDILNTALADRFRNYSNPTGIYADPNAQPGAYVPLDAYNVWRELGQNADYPNVSDFTRLSLYNPYRYNSTMFLEDGSYVKFNSATLGYNFDRQWIRQFGISSARINFTANNIYTFSHYSGPDPEIVTGVGRDGSNGYPSKRTYSLGVSVQF